The nucleotide window CCATTGGCTGGCGGAGCTGGTACGTCCGTTCGAAGAGGCATCGTCCGAGGAGGCGCCGGGGGTGGTGGCCGGCTTTTTCCTGCCCGACCCGCGCTCCACCTTCGAGCGGGCCATGGGCGCCACGGTCCTGCCCCGCCTCCCCGAAATTGACCCCGACCGCTTCCTGCCCTCCAGCCGCTCGGTGGCGTTCCTGCGCAGTGCCTGGGAGCGCTGGCCTTATCCGGAATGGCTGGACTTCTGCGAGGACCTGATCTTCGACCTGGGGCTGAAGGCGCTGGGGTACCGCTTCGTGTTCGCGCCGGGAGCTCTGGTCTACTTCCGACCGCGCTCCAGCCTGCGCGCCTTCTTCAAGCAGTACTACCGGTATGCGAGAGGCGACGGCAAAGCGGACCTATGGCGCAAGCGGCACGCGGTGCGCTACCTGACCTATCTCGTTGCCCTGCCGGCCCTATTGGTCCTGAGCATCCTGCACAGCCCGTGGTGGTTGGCGGTCCTTGCCGCCGGCGCCGCCTACTACCTGTACCCGCCGTACCGCCGCCTCCTGCCTGAGATCGCCGACCTGCCGCCGGCGGAGAAGCTCCGGGCCATCGCATGGGTGCCGGCCATTCGCGTCGTGGGCGATGTGGCCAAGATGATCGGCTACCCGGTCGGGTGGGCCTGGCGCCTGCGCCGGCGCCGCGACCCGGCGATCCACTGGCGGAAGGCCCTGCAAAGGGAGCGGTAGACAGAGCCGCCGGCCAGCGATCGGCTGGCGCGAGCATTTCCCCTATTTGACATTTCCCCGAGCCGGCATATAATATTATTGCAACTAGTTGCAATTACTGCTCTTTCCACATGTTTGCCGTCTCGTCAATCAGTTCAGGAGGCACAGGAGATGCATATCCCCGATGGATTCCTCAACACAGGGACGACGGTAGCGGCCTGGGCGGTCTCCGCCGGCGGCCTCGGCTACGCCGTCCGCCGTGTCAACCGTGAGCTGGGAGAGCGGCAGGTACCGCTGATGGGCGTCACGGCGGCCTTTATTTTCGCCGCCCAGATGCTCAATTTCACCGTCGCCGGCGGCACCTCCGGCCACCTGCTCGGAGGAGCCTTGGCCGCCATACTGCTGGGGCCATGGCCGGCCATGCTGGTGCTCACCAGCGTGCTGGTCGTGCAGGCCCTGCTCTTTCAGGACGGCGGACTGCTGGCGCTGGGCGCCAACATCCTCAACATGGCGGTCATCGGTGTGCTGGTTGGTTGGGTGACCTATACCTCTCTGCGCCGGCTCTTCGGAGAAAAAACCTGGGCCACCATGGTCAGCGGCTTCATCGCGGCCTGGCTCTCCGTGGTGATCGCGTCGCTGGCCTGCGCGGCCGAGCTGGCGCTGTCCGGCACCTCGCCTTGGCAGGTAGCTGTGCCGGCGATGGGCCTGGTGCACATGCTTATCGGTATCGGTGAGGGCCTTATCACCGTCGCGGTGCTGGCCTTCCTGAAAGTGACGCGGCCCGATCTGCTGTCCCTGCATCATAAAGCCTCTCAGGCGTAAGGGGGTGACCGAATGGACATCTTCAAGCGCTACTGGTGGATCGCCGGCTTACTGCTGGCCATCGTGCTGGCCCTGCTCTCGCCGCTGGCCTCTCCGCACCCCGATGGGCTGGAGCGTGTGGCAGAAGACACCGGTTTTATCGAGCGGGCCAAGGATGCGCCGTTCCAGATTATCCCCGATTACGTGTTTCCCGGCATTGAGAACGAGGCAGTGGCCACCATT belongs to Anaerolineae bacterium and includes:
- a CDS encoding glycosyltransferase → MTSKKPVTVSIIATVLNEERSIAELMETLAAQTRPPDEIVIVDGGSTDRTRDILQSYAGRLPLRVLVVPGANISQGRNAAIRAATGEIIASTDAGVRLDPHWLAELVRPFEEASSEEAPGVVAGFFLPDPRSTFERAMGATVLPRLPEIDPDRFLPSSRSVAFLRSAWERWPYPEWLDFCEDLIFDLGLKALGYRFVFAPGALVYFRPRSSLRAFFKQYYRYARGDGKADLWRKRHAVRYLTYLVALPALLVLSILHSPWWLAVLAAGAAYYLYPPYRRLLPEIADLPPAEKLRAIAWVPAIRVVGDVAKMIGYPVGWAWRLRRRRDPAIHWRKALQRER